A window of the Gossypium hirsutum isolate 1008001.06 chromosome A05, Gossypium_hirsutum_v2.1, whole genome shotgun sequence genome harbors these coding sequences:
- the LOC107957418 gene encoding uncharacterized protein — protein sequence MEIMEDHLQQLYFCGHPLFLNHLSSLSKETCCSACGDPLYSTQTSKPPPPPPPPRPLPRPTPPPLPLSPSPPPPPPPPPPSFAPSPGGDALDYIFPPPPPPLPSFDPPSFSSKKRDESYPLQSSDRSTFSCEECDQFHLHGRCARAPLEFSHHPLHWEHPFLVLQAGSGGSSCVLCQESGKNFIYRCPSCDFTLDFKCALLSHAQKFLEFKYNLHLHPLLFIEDHKDELKKFVCSTCEEPLLDSIYVCIDCRFYIHKKCAQLPTEINHPCHRLHPLKLESHNSSVFCKLCQAKHSGHFYCCPPCNLDIHIQCVWPHPIIENRTRHEHPFNLFWRQGSFICDACGSEGNNLCYICSICHLQVHKKCTSLPRIIKISRHNHFVFRKYLKQEAKIEKQECMICHHDVKMEYGCYCCLKDDCNYFVHVNCATENTDLYYIVDSENPDELVEEPIESAITCVIEVNELGDATKIEHVSHEHCLVLGVMTQDDVDKHCDGCSLSILGSFYSCLQCIFFLHKSCADIPMKKHHWFDIHLLNLETDCNFECDICLRQFFCFVYNCDECAISFCLKCAMIPDTFDYLSHEHPLFWDSKYKGKCNACDLWVYGGYRCKSCKYAVHFECITLPNEVRHKCDKHFLKLTFRDESDYPEQHYCDIYEERRDPNKWFYCCSICDTSIHRDVFSGNIHSSRLESRTGTRVTHTPSHLLERSIITWSVLYVVRFVKS from the coding sequence ATGGAGATTATGGAAGACCATCTGCAACAACTATACTTCTGTGGTCATCCCCTCTTCCTCAACCACCTGAGCAGTTTAAGCAAAGAAACTTGTTGCTCTGCTTGTGGGGATCCATTGTACTCTACCCAAACCTCTAAGCCTCCGCCCCCACCGCCTCCGCCTCGGCCTCTGCCTCGGCCTACGCCTCCACCTCTGCCTCTGTCTCCGTCTCCGCCTCCGCCTCCGCCTCCGCCTCCGCCATCATTTGCTCCTTCCCCGGGTGGTGATGCGTTGGATTATATTTTTCCTCCACCTCCTCCCCCTCTGCCGTCTTTTGATCCTCCCTCCTTTAGTTCCAAGAAACGTGATGAGTCGTATCCCCTGCAGTCTTCTGATCGTTCCACCTTTAGTTGTGAGGAATGCGATCAGTTTCATCTCCATGGAAGATGTGCAAGGGCGCCTCTAGAATTTTCCCATCACCCTCTTCATTGGGAACACCCTTTTCTTGTTCTTCAAGCAGGTTCGGGTGGTTCTTCTTGTGTTTTATGCCAGGAATCGGGTAAGAATTTCATCTACCGATGCCCTTCTTGTGATTTTACCCTTGATTTCAAATGTGCTTTATTGTCCCATGCTCAAAAGTTCCTTGAATTCAAATATAACCTCCACCTTCATCCATTGCTCTTCATTGAAGACCATAAAGATGAACTCAAAAAATTTGTTTGCTCCACATGTGAGGAACCTTTGCTAGATTCTATATATGTTTGCATTGATTGCAGATTTTATATTCATAAGAAATGTGCTCAATTACCCACTGAAATTAATCATCCATGTCATCGTTTACACCCTTTGAAACTTGAGTCTCATAATAGTTCAGTATTTTGTAAGCTTTGTCAAGCTAAACATTCTGGACACTTTTATTGTTGTCCTCCTTGCAATTTGGACATTCATATCCAATGTGTTTGGCCTCACCCTATAATTGAAAATAGAACTCGCCATGAACACCCATTCAACTTGTTTTGGAGGCAAGGATCGTTCATTTGTGATGCATGTGGTTCAGAGGGGAACAATCTTTGCTATATATGTTCTATATGTCACCTCCAAGTTCATAAGAAGTGCACCTCTTTGCCGCGCATCATTAAAATCTCACGGCACAATCACTTTGTTTTCCGCAAGTATTTGAAGCAAGAAGCAAAGATTGAAAAGCAAGAGTGTATGATTTGTCATCATGATGTGAAAATGGAGTATGGGTGTTATTGTTGTTTGAAGGATGATTGCAATTACTTTGTTCATGTGAATTGTGCTACTGAGAATACCGATTTGTACTACATTGTTGATTCTGAAAATCCAGACGAGTTGGTTGAGGAACCTATAGAATCCGCAATCACTTGTGTCATTGAGGTGAACGAACTCGGAGATGCTACGAAGATAGAACATGTCAGTCATGAACATTGCTTAGTTCTTGGAGTCATGACCCAGGACGATGTTGATAAACATTGTGATGGATGTTCTCTCTCGATCTTGGGTTCATTTTACTCTTGTTTGCAATGCATCTTCTTTCTCCATAAGTCTTGTGCCGATATACCTATGAAGAAGCATCATTGGTTTGACATACACTTGCTAAACCTTGAAACTGATTGTAATTTTGAATGTGATATTTGTCTTCGACAATTCTTTTGTTTCGTCTACAACTGCGATGAATGTGCTATCTCATTTTGTCTTAAATGTGCTATGATTCCTGATACTTTTGATTACCTGAGCCATGAACATCCTCTTTTCTGGGATTCCAAATACAAAGGGAAATGCAATGCTTGTGATTTATGGGTTTATGGTGGATACAGATGTAAGAGTTGCAAGTATGCTGTGCATTTCGAATGCATTACACTTCCGAACGAGGTGCGGCACAAGTGTGATAAACACTTCCTGAAACTTACTTTTCGTGATGAAAGCGATTACCCAGAGCAGCACTATTGTgatatctatgaagaacgaagagATCCGAATAAATGGTTTTATTGTTGCTCCATTTGTGATACTTCCATTCATCGGGATGTGTTCTCGGGAAATATCCATTCATCAAGGCTGGAAAGTCGTACAGGTACAAGGGTCACTCACACCCCCTCACATTTGTTAGAAAGAAGTATCATTACCTGGAGTGTGCTATATGTGGTGAGATTTGTGAAGAGTTAG